Proteins from a genomic interval of Liolophura sinensis isolate JHLJ2023 chromosome 3, CUHK_Ljap_v2, whole genome shotgun sequence:
- the LOC135463355 gene encoding low-density lipoprotein receptor-related protein 2-like, which translates to MYKFDDEMGGTLGVAVEKIAWGSAEDGTERHFSGHKVWSLTSSSHHDWRSAFVPLYPNGASTYRLVFIGEGRGGDGFIRVDNVLLSSGSCQPKDCSSDEFQCVSSLTCIPTGAKCNSINDCSDVDLSDEINPDCASSLDCVFDDPFLCGYRNVSQSKGVWISHKEDTTYEKTPIRISGRTGSYTASGRVQVYHNGLWGDVCAPRLGLSEFRVLCTMLGYAKYASFSYTYWSGRRWLANLDCVGFERDLSECSHDPWGIADCGSYSSLKITCEKPFQKRHGLNTISEGVRAMFSRSERFADAAVMVTPECTEWESGCADACLSVSLEQLSDLHTPLSIFAENNNGRLTALWSSYRGGDLEIMVSPDTRRLQFFSRFSYATYQQTTINSVQFLDNCTHLDGNSSRNFRCNNGQWVDLIYLCNGFADCADNSDEWNNQCENTSLSCSFEGGHSCGFSSLSGSNRWRVARIKDAYRQLLTTLGYWYLSDDRHGKNGHILYYDPFDCQTSGKSIQELVFPQDPRLTNGACITFYFWGKGNLTLSTPNGNLFYYSSEKYNYRWNHVEVQFPPDRPSLSISLLSDCSTGFFAIDDLNVSPGLCTNPSTTRQCYFGKGFICDDGNYLQCGQVCNGRMDCNDGSDEQNCHCTYRFSCGDPNANGSCVDSSQWCDGVADCPAATDEVPGCSCPRGTFSCHSEEKCLHIESYCNYHKDCIGGEDEPVDCSTSCHPDYQFKCGNGFCVSSLKRCDSVDDCGDLSDEMDCQDHEILLLQIQHGRERPAVRTITIVATQASVSSVLTYATEWGECPGGIDEGPQCLQCGKDQFQCATSGLCVNQTVVCNGIYDCNGGSDEINCTECDGFVCEKSGQCLPGRARCNRYLDCIRWRKDDLSDELSCNITDGFRCNNGIYIWNRQLCDGVDHCGDFSDERQCNCTVYEFTCDSGQCVRSEFYCDGHQDCDDGSDEWKCRACGAGQVLSCRNQVCLDEDQICDGQFHCEDGSDELNCGSFHSGTETNGTVYFNKSGSSYPLCAENIVSDERSLQLLCDYLTHG; encoded by the exons ATGTACAAGTTTGATGATGAGATGGGAGGCACTCTGGGTGTTGCAGTTGAGAAGATTGCCTGGGGCAGTGCCGAGGACGGGACTGAAAGACATTTTTCTGGGCATAAAGTGTGGAGTTTGACATCTTCTAGCCATCATGACTGGAGATCTGCTTTCGTTCCACTATACCCAAACGGGGCATCCACGTACAGGCTTGTGTTTATTGGTGAGGGAAGAGGCGGTGACGGCTTCATCAGAGTGGACAATGTGCTTCTATCCAGTGGATCGTGTCAGCCTAAAG ACTGCAGCAGTGATGAATTCCAGTGTGTATCGTCTTTAACATGCATACCCACAGGCGCCAAGTGTAACTCTATCAATGATTGTTCTGACGTCGATCTGTCAGATGAGATAAACCCAGACTGTG CCTCGTCCCTGGACTGCGTCTTTGATGATCCGTTTTTGTGTGGTTATCGCAATGTTTCACAAAGTAAAGGCGTCTGGATCTCCCATAAAGAAGACACCACTTACG AAAAGACTCCAATTCGTATCTCTGGACGCACAGGTAGTTACACCGCCTCCGGTAGGGTTCAAGTCTATCACAACGGCTTGTGGGGTGATGTGTGCGCCCCTCGCCTGGGGCTATCGGAATTCAGAGTGTTATGCACGATGCTGGGATATGCAAA GTATGCATCCTTCTCTTATACGTACTGGTCTGGCAGACGGTGGTTGGCAAATCTGGACTGTGTGGGTTTCGAACGTGACTTGTCGGAGTGTTCTCATGATCCGTGGGGAATCGCCGATTGTGGGTCATACAGCTCTTTGAAAATCACTTGTGAAAAGCCATTTCAGAAAAGACATGGCCTGAACACCATTAGTGAAGGCGTCAGAGCAATGTTCTCCCGGAGTGAGCGCTTCGCCGATGCAGCGGTAATGGTGACTCCAGAGTGTACCGAGTGGGAGAGTGGGTGTGCCGATGCCTGTCTGTCAGTTAGTTTGGAGCAACTGTCTGACCTTCACACACCCTTGAGCATCTTTGCAGAGAACAACAATGGTCGCTTGACTGCACTGTGGAGCTCATACAGGGGCGGTGATCTCGAAATCATGGTATCACCGGACACCAGGAGACTGCAGTTCTTTTCGCGGTTCTCTTATGCCACTTATCAGCAAACGACAATCAACAGTGTACAGTTTCTTGACAACTGTACTCACCTAG ATGGAAACTCTAGCAGGAACTTCCGGTGTAACAATGGACAATGGGTGGATTTGATTTACCTGTGTAACGGCTTCGCAGACTGTGCAGATAACAGTGACGAGTGGAACAATCAGTGTG AAAATACGTCACTGTCGTGTTCGTTTGAAGGTGGCCATTCGTGTGGCTTTAGCAGTCTTAGTGGATCCAATCGTTGGAGAGTTGCAAGGATAAAAGATGCATATAGACAGCTATTGACGACTCTGGGATACTGGTACCTAAGTGATGATCGCCATGGCAAAAACG GCCACATTTTATATTACGACCCTTTCGACTGTCAGACCAGTGGAAAATCGATACAAGAGTTGGTGTTTCCACAAGACCCTAGACTAACCAATGGAGCTTGCATCACTTTCTACTTCTGGGGCAAGGGCAACTTGACACTATCGACACCGAATGGAAATCTTTTCTATTATTCCAGTGAGAAGTATAATTATCGATGGAATCATGTAGAAGTACAGTTTCCTCCGGACAGACCGTCCTTGTCAATTTCTCTTCTTTCCGACTGTAGCACAGGCTTCTTCGCTATTGACGACCTGAATGTCTCACCAGGACTGTGTACAAACC CTTCGACCACGCGGCAATGTTATTTCGGCAAAGGTTTTATTTGCGACGATGGTAACTATCTGCAGTGTGGACAAGTGTGTAACGGTCGTATGGACTGTAATGACGGGTCGGATGAACAGAACTGCC ACTGCACATATCGGTTTTCTTGCGGTGACCCGAATGCTAACGGATCATGTGTCGACAGCAGCCAATGGTGTGACGGAGTGGCCGATTGCCCGGCTGCCACAGATGAAGTACCAGGatgtt CATGCCCCCGCGGTACCTTTAGCTGTCATTCTGAGGAGAAGTGCTTACATATAGAGTCTTACTGCAATTACCACAAAGATTGTATTGGGGGAGAGGACGAACCGGTCGACTGTTCAA CTTCCTGTCATCCAGACTACCAGTTCAAGTGTGGCAATGGCTTCTGTGTTTCTTCTCTAAAACGATGTGATTCCGTTGATGACTGTGGAGACTTGTCGGACGAGATGGACTGTC AGGACCACGAAATTCTTTTGTTACAGATCCAACATGGCCGCGAGCGC CCTGCAGTGAGGACGATTACCATTGTGGCGACTCAGGCGTCTGTATCAAGCGTACTGACGTATGCGACGGAGTGGGGGGAATGCCCTGGGGGTATTGACGAGGGACCCCAATGCT TGCAGTGCGGCAAAGACCAGTTCCAGTGCGCCACTTCCGGTCTGTGCGTGAACCAAACTGTAGTTTGTAATGGGATATATGATTGCAATGGCGGATCAGATGAGATTAACTGCACAG AATGTGACGGGTTTGTATGCGAAAAGAGTGGACAATGTTTGCCCGGCAGAGCTAGATGCAATAGATATCTAGATTGCATTAGATGGAGGAAAGATGATTTGAGTGACGAACTGAGCTGTA atataACAGACGGCTTCCGGTGTAATAATGGCATTTATATATGGAACCGTCAGTTGTGCGACGGAGTTGACCACTGCGGTGACTTCAGCGACGAACGACAATGCA ATTGCACGGTATACGAGTTTACCTGTGACAGCGGACAGTGCGTGCGTTCAGAGTTTTACTGTGACGGCCACCAGGACTGCGACGATGGGTCCGACGAATGGAAGTGTC GAGCATGCGGAGCGGGCCAGGTACTTTCGTGCCGTAACCAGGTGTGTTTGGATGAGGATCAGATCTGTGACGGCCAGTTCCACTGTGAAGATGGTTCTGATGAGTTGAACTGTG GTTCTTTTCACTCTGGGACGGAGACCAACGGCACGGTTTACTTCAACAAAAGCGGATCATCCTACCCTCTGTGTGCAGAGAACATTGTTTCTGATGAAAGAAGTCTGCAGTTGCTTTGTGACTATTTGACACACGGGTGA